A window of Hemibagrus wyckioides isolate EC202008001 linkage group LG03, SWU_Hwy_1.0, whole genome shotgun sequence contains these coding sequences:
- the ccdc85a gene encoding coiled-coil domain-containing protein 85A isoform X1 produces MEKPAQAQLQSGAAKSSESCTEDLSKVTDQDLLKWSKDELVRRLRKAEAEKMSAIVEHGNLIREVNRRLQQHLNEIRGLKEVNQKLQEDNQELRDLCCFLDDDRQKGKKVSREWQRLGRYSASIMRKEVTLYLQKLKELEQRQEEVLKENLELRELCLMLDEEKGSGSTGVSLSTGGPAGCRNSIDSQSSLSHASVPGPGLLRDVGDGSSTSSAGSTDSPDHLTHKQQLLAGPAGGSLEHVHKPRAMEEMPVPEHLSRRRSTSPEYAAHTFPQVCRPRCGSFSSPDHKGMRGLSPEKLGKRGSPEQFSKHLPVSSQPPGSPDLFQKHRTSIGSLCGSPEPKQILSGTPEHLQKGRVIAGSPEMLRHQYSGSPDHGKLGSPGRDVAQRRSGAEELSPHHRSIYSGMNALLSAGCCTTSCRSVKLWDSFDAS; encoded by the exons atggagaAGCCGGCCCAAGCCCAGCTGCAGTCAGGTGCAGCCAAAAGCTCGGAAAGCTGTACCGAGGATTTATCCAAAGTCACGGACCAGGATCTCCTGAAGTGGAGTAAAGATGAGCTGGTGCGGCGGCTGCGCAAAGCCGAGGCCGAAAAGATGAGCGCCATAGTGGAACACGGAAACCTGATCCGAGAGGTGAACCGCAGGCTCCAGCAGCACCTGAATGAGATCCGAGGACTGAAG GAGGTGAATCAGAAACTGCAAGAGGATAACCAGGAGTTGCGTGACCTTTGCTGCTTCTTGGACGATGACCGgcagaaggggaaaaaagtgtCAAGGGAGTGGCAACGCCTTGGCCGCTACAGTGCAAGCATTATGCGTAAAGAGGTGACCCTATACCTGCAAAAGCTGAAGGAGCTGGAGCAGAGGCAGGAGGAGGTGCTGAAAGAAAACCTAGAGCTGAGGGAGCTGTGTCTCATGCTGGATGAAGAAAAGGGCTCTGGAAGCACAGGAGTCTCACTGAGCACTGGaggtccagcaggctgcaggaACTCTATCGACAGCCAGAGTAGTCTGTCACATGCCAGCGTGCCCGGGCCAGGGCTGCTGAGGGACGTTGGGGATGGGAGCAGCACTTCTAGTGCAGGCAGCACCGACAGCCCTGATCACCTGACACACAAGCAGCAGCTGCTGGCTGGCCCAGCCGGAGGCAGTCTTGAGCATGTCCACAAGCCCCGGGCAATGGAGGAGATGCCAGTTCCAGAGCACCTCAGCCGCAGAAGGAGCACAAGTCCGGAGTATGCTGCCCATACCTTTCCTCAAGTGTGCCGTCCTCGCTGTGGCTCATTCTCTAGTCCTGACCACAAGGGCATGCGAGGTCTCAGCCCTGAAAAGCTTGGGAAAAGAGGCAGTCCAGAGCAGTTTTCAAAGCACTTGCCAGTGTCTTCTCAACCTCCTGGTAGCCCTGATCTCTTTCAGAAGCACAGGACAAGCATCGGGAGTCTATGTGGTAGTCCAGAGCCTAAACAGATACTGTCAGGCACTCCTGAACATCTGCAGAAGGGTCGTGTGATTGCAGGAAGCCCTGAGATGCTAAGGCACCAGTACAGTGGCAGTCCAGATCATGGCAAATTAGGAAGCCCTGGGAGAGATGTGGCACAAAGGAGGTCAGGAGCAGAGGAGCTGTCCCCTCATCACCGGAGCATCTACAGTGGTATGAATG
- the ccdc85a gene encoding coiled-coil domain-containing protein 85A isoform X2, whose translation MEKPAQAQLQSGAAKSSESCTEDLSKVTDQDLLKWSKDELVRRLRKAEAEKMSAIVEHGNLIREVNRRLQQHLNEIRGLKEVNQKLQEDNQELRDLCCFLDDDRQKGKKVSREWQRLGRYSASIMRKEVTLYLQKLKELEQRQEEVLKENLELRELCLMLDEEKGSGSTGVSLSTGGPAGCRNSIDSQSSLSHASVPGPGLLRDVGDGSSTSSAGSTDSPDHLTHKQQLLAGPAGGSLEHVHKPRAMEEMPVPEHLSRRRSTSPEYAAHTFPQVCRPRCGSFSSPDHKGMRGLSPEKLGKRGSPEQFSKHLPVSSQPPGSPDLFQKHRTSIGSLCGSPEPKQILSGTPEHLQKGRVIAGSPEMLRHQYSGSPDHGKLGSPGRDVAQRRSGAEELSPHHRSIYSALLSAGCCTTSCRSVKLWDSFDAS comes from the exons atggagaAGCCGGCCCAAGCCCAGCTGCAGTCAGGTGCAGCCAAAAGCTCGGAAAGCTGTACCGAGGATTTATCCAAAGTCACGGACCAGGATCTCCTGAAGTGGAGTAAAGATGAGCTGGTGCGGCGGCTGCGCAAAGCCGAGGCCGAAAAGATGAGCGCCATAGTGGAACACGGAAACCTGATCCGAGAGGTGAACCGCAGGCTCCAGCAGCACCTGAATGAGATCCGAGGACTGAAG GAGGTGAATCAGAAACTGCAAGAGGATAACCAGGAGTTGCGTGACCTTTGCTGCTTCTTGGACGATGACCGgcagaaggggaaaaaagtgtCAAGGGAGTGGCAACGCCTTGGCCGCTACAGTGCAAGCATTATGCGTAAAGAGGTGACCCTATACCTGCAAAAGCTGAAGGAGCTGGAGCAGAGGCAGGAGGAGGTGCTGAAAGAAAACCTAGAGCTGAGGGAGCTGTGTCTCATGCTGGATGAAGAAAAGGGCTCTGGAAGCACAGGAGTCTCACTGAGCACTGGaggtccagcaggctgcaggaACTCTATCGACAGCCAGAGTAGTCTGTCACATGCCAGCGTGCCCGGGCCAGGGCTGCTGAGGGACGTTGGGGATGGGAGCAGCACTTCTAGTGCAGGCAGCACCGACAGCCCTGATCACCTGACACACAAGCAGCAGCTGCTGGCTGGCCCAGCCGGAGGCAGTCTTGAGCATGTCCACAAGCCCCGGGCAATGGAGGAGATGCCAGTTCCAGAGCACCTCAGCCGCAGAAGGAGCACAAGTCCGGAGTATGCTGCCCATACCTTTCCTCAAGTGTGCCGTCCTCGCTGTGGCTCATTCTCTAGTCCTGACCACAAGGGCATGCGAGGTCTCAGCCCTGAAAAGCTTGGGAAAAGAGGCAGTCCAGAGCAGTTTTCAAAGCACTTGCCAGTGTCTTCTCAACCTCCTGGTAGCCCTGATCTCTTTCAGAAGCACAGGACAAGCATCGGGAGTCTATGTGGTAGTCCAGAGCCTAAACAGATACTGTCAGGCACTCCTGAACATCTGCAGAAGGGTCGTGTGATTGCAGGAAGCCCTGAGATGCTAAGGCACCAGTACAGTGGCAGTCCAGATCATGGCAAATTAGGAAGCCCTGGGAGAGATGTGGCACAAAGGAGGTCAGGAGCAGAGGAGCTGTCCCCTCATCACCGGAGCATCTACAGTG
- the soul2 gene encoding heme-binding protein soul2, with translation MEIMMNLRFCLLLMASVSLGGCSEAPSFCLGYDCPVYTVVNTYESFEERLYEPSQWITTDIASTRASDVQKGFWKLYYFMQGKNKDGKKITSRPVVVSVNDASENGVSISFFISAGIVLPEPNDETIKKKDLPASRVYVRVFGGIATEDDAIENVQKLKKDLQVAGKPFDDTRFEAAGYDALWKLVNRHNEVWVYAA, from the exons ATGGAGATCATGATGAATTTACGGTTTTGCCTTTTGCTTATGGCTTCTGTCTCTCTCGGAGGATGTTCGGAAGCACCTTCGTTTTGTCTTGGTTATGACTGTCCAGTTTACACTGTTGTGAATACATATGAG AGTTTTGAGGAGCGTCTTTATGAGCCCAGCCAGTGGATCACTACAGACATTGCAAGCACCAGAGCCAGTGACGTCCAAAAAGGCTTCTGGAAACTATATTACTTTATGCAAGGGAAAAATAAGGATG gaaaaaaaatcacaagccGGCCAGTAGTGGTGTCAGTAAATGATGCTTCTGAGAATGGGGTGTCAATCTCCTTCTTCATCAGCGCTGGCATTGTCCTCCCTGAACCTAATGATGAGACCATCAAGAAAAAAGACCTGCCTGCTTCAAGGGTGTATGTTAG GGTATTTGGGGGAATTGCAACTGAGGACGATGCCATTGAGAATGTGCAGAAGTTGAAGAAGGACCTGCAGGTTGCAGGGAAACCTTTTGATGACACAAGGTTTGAGGCAGCTGGATATGATGCTCTGTGGAAGCTAGTGAACAGACACAATGAAGTATGGGTCTATGCTGCCTAG